The genomic segment AGCCCGAGAACCTCGCCCGCCTGCTGCACGCTGGTTCGGCTGCCATTCGCGCCTCTGCCTTGGGTTCGACTACGAAGATTGTCACGCACCTTGCCCACGGCTACGACGCCGACCTGCAGGACTGGTACTACGACATGCTCGTCAAGACTGGCAAGTTCACCACTGCCGACTGGGACGTAATCGCGGTGTCCTTCTACCCCTTCTGGAGCTCGAAGGCGACATTCTCTGCCCTCGAGACAGCTCTCAGTGGCCTCGCGACGCAGTACAGCAAGGAGGTTCAGGTCGTCGAGACGAACTGGCCGACCAAGTGCACGTCGCCCGATTACACGTTCCCATCGGACCAGCTTAGCATCCCGCTGAGCACGGCAGGCCAGACTGAGTACATCACCATGGTTGCGGATACCCTCAAGAAGATTCCCTCTGCAACCGGTCTAAATTACTGGGAGGCTGCGTGGATTTCCAACGCCGTCCTGGGTTCCTCTTGCGAGAGCAACGTCATATTTGATGGTACTGGAAAGGCTTACGATAGTCTTGCTGTTTTTGGCACCATTTGAGATGGTCTTCTAGTGTTATTCCTTTTCGATAGAGAAATATCGCGTATTCATGTACATATTTCTCCGAGGTAATCCTGTTCATCAGGTAGAGATCAACTGCTTCAGTACATAAATTAGACTTGATCGCACTGTTGGATGCACTCTATCTCAGGTGGTTTACTGGAGGAATTCAGTGAGCATCAAATCTCACGTAATGATGGAGCTTGTAAGATGATTTCTCCCGGCACGACAAAGAACGTCCCGTAAAATTTCATTAACGACACGGAGCAGATCGAGACCCTGTTTGCTCCAAAAAAGTCAAATCATTGAATCTTATCTTCAGAATCATGTGATGCTTTATTGTATAGAAAGAtgaattatatagtttccccctCCTTGACACGCCTGTGCAAAATAACTTCTCTAATCCGCCCAGAAAGTATGTACATAGAATAGAAATTACGACCCGGAAGGCCTAGGTAGCGCAGTTCGCTGTTTAAACACCAACGCAGACGTAGGTCTTGGCCCACATGTTTTGACAGGTCGCGCCCACGCCCGTGTTCCACTTGACGAAGTTGGCGAGAGTGATGCCGTTGTAGCTGATGATCTGATCGCACGTGTTGCCCTCGGACACATAGTGGAACTTCTTGCAGTTGGTCACCATTCCCGGCTGCGTAGGCTGGGGCGTAGTCACGCCGTTGCCGGGGGCCGTGGTGGTGACCGGAGGCTTCGTCGTGGTGGTCGGCGGTGTGGTGGCGCCCCCAATGACGCCGACGCACACGTTCACCTCGGCCCACATGCCGCTGCAGTCGGCGCCCACGCCCGTGTTCCACTTGGCGAAGTCGGCGAGGCTGATGCCGTTGTAGCTGAGGACCTGGCTGCAGGTGACGCCCTGGGCAATCCAGTGGAACTTGTTGCAGTTGGTCACCATGCCCGGTTGCGTCGGCTGCGGCGTCTGGATGCCGTTGCccggggtggtggtggtggtagttACGGGTTTACTGGTGGTTGTTGGCGGCGTCGTGGGCGTGGTTCCGCCGATGACGCCGACGCAGACGTTGACTTCGGCCCACATGCCCGTACATTCGGCGCCGACGTTGGGGTTCCACTTGGCAAAGTCGGCGAGACTGATGTTCGCGTCGCTGAGGACCTTGCTGCAGGTGACCCCAGACGCGACAAAGTAGAACTTGTTGCAGTTGGACACCATGCCAGGCTGGATCGGTGTAGGAGTGGTCACGCCATTCCCGGGAGTCGTTGTGGTGGTGGAAGCTCTGGTGGTGGTTGTCAACGTCGTAGGAACACCGGGAGCGGTAGTGGAAGGGGGCGCGGGCGCCGCTCCCCAATTTTGCTCGATGCAGTACGAGTTGCCAGCGATGAAGGTACAGGAGGCAGACAGGATGGGGTTCTGGTGAGGATGAGTGTTAGCAATCGTCAAATAGCATTGATTTCCAGAAGTTCAACTTGGCTTGATCGACATAATTCTATCTCGAGACATGATGCTATATTGTAGGGAGTAGACTTACGTATGCAACAAGCTGAGCCTGAGTGATGCCGTACGTGGCAGTCACTCGCTCGCAGGTATCAGATGCGCCAGCGACAAACCACCAGGTGCAGTCCGTGATGGTGCCCGGGTCCGCGGTCGAGGGTGGTGGCTCGGCCCACTGAGCGACAGCGCCGAGGCACAGGAGCTGGGCAACAAGGCTTGACTGGAGCATGAACTTCATCTTGGAAACAGGAAGTCTGCTGTCTGGTACGAGTTTGCTCAGTCAAGTCTACTTGATCGTTAGGCTGATGACAAGGGGAAGCTCGATGGATGTAAGATAGACCATGATACGACATATAAATATACAACATCATGATAGTAAACTGATTCGGTTCGTCTTTTCAACCAAAAGTCCCCAAAGTCTGGACACCCATGCAAGACTCGATTCAGCGAACGTGACATGATTGCGGTCAATCCTGTGAGGCTCGTACCGCATAGAACTAAACGAACCCGACCAAGACTGCAATTTCCGACTCCTCTCCGGCCAAGGCACAATGCTGACTTCATCTCCGCAACGGCGTGAGATTTCTGTATCTAGCCAGTAAGCGTTGTATTAGGAGCCACAACTTCTAGACAGTTGGTCTATAGGATTCTTGCCTACATGCATATATTGGTGGCGACTCAGGGCAGCCGAGGGTCGTCCCGAGGCGAGTTCAGGCTGAAAAGATATTTTGTTCAATACGTTGCATTGCCAAGATAGACTATTTTGGTGGCCATGCGAGGGGTGCTTACGGTCGCATTAGGCTTCCTCTGCCAAGAGACAGGGATTCATGCACGTAACCGAGGGACCCATCGAACCTGATGAATCTTGGAGTCTCTGGAATGAAGGA from the Colletotrichum lupini chromosome 3, complete sequence genome contains:
- a CDS encoding arabinogalactan endo-1,4-beta-galactosidase, whose amino-acid sequence is MMKALFLTALAAGSAAAANLKYHGIDWSSTIVEERDKGVTYKNAQGVAKPLEEILVDAGVNMVRQRVWTVEGDYGISYNLELAKRANASGLMFGLNLHYSDGFTNPGLQDIPTGWPTAIDALEAQVTNYTAEVCAAFAAAGLYPEMITIGNEIDGGILWPTGKYDQPENLARLLHAGSAAIRASALGSTTKIVTHLAHGYDADLQDWYYDMLVKTGKFTTADWDVIAVSFYPFWSSKATFSALETALSGLATQYSKEVQVVETNWPTKCTSPDYTFPSDQLSIPLSTAGQTEYITMVADTLKKIPSATGLNYWEAAWISNAVLGSSCESNVIFDGTGKAYDSLAVFGTI
- a CDS encoding LysM domain-containing protein, whose amino-acid sequence is MKFMLQSSLVAQLLCLGAVAQWAEPPPSTADPGTITDCTWWFVAGASDTCERVTATYGITQAQLVAYNPILSASCTFIAGNSYCIEQNWGAAPAPPSTTAPGVPTTLTTTTRASTTTTTPGNGVTTPTPIQPGMVSNCNKFYFVASGVTCSKVLSDANISLADFAKWNPNVGAECTGMWAEVNVCVGVIGGTTPTTPPTTTSKPVTTTTTTPGNGIQTPQPTQPGMVTNCNKFHWIAQGVTCSQVLSYNGISLADFAKWNTGVGADCSGMWAEVNVCVGVIGGATTPPTTTTKPPVTTTAPGNGVTTPQPTQPGMVTNCKKFHYVSEGNTCDQIISYNGITLANFVKWNTGVGATCQNMWAKTYVCVGV